A genomic window from Solanum dulcamara chromosome 11, daSolDulc1.2, whole genome shotgun sequence includes:
- the LOC129872213 gene encoding ribosome biogenesis protein NOP53 — protein sequence MGKKAKSSRKGKKAWRANISTEDIEDFFDNSTKDALSGGSLAQVPSDSLFYVDKSRDLSAKRKIEKHREKVLRCDSMLQNNAFVEPVPSSTGKKSKKKSKLQIAKDAAKQGQKDLAGGDSGMVDIWDDKGELVIKTKKKPKTSVIPAVEVEPPGCSFNPPSESHQDALACAVADEMQKIYRNELGPEPIPLIVPGEAVNEEDMYFLEADSGSDTENENIVEDGKTDLDKRPQKPKMLTQVEKNRRARRKEQLKAESEATKAAQLSKEIDSLPDIIQEIEREEREKQKRHLRRVTAKTEKLKSCPPRLGKRKFEPAPAQVLLSEEITGSLRKLKGCCTLARDRFKSLEKRGLVVPSKKSSRK from the exons ATGGGGAAGAAAGCGAAGAGCTCAAGGAAGGGGAAGAAGGCATGGAGAGCCAACATAAGTACAGAGGATATTGAAGATTTCTTTGACAACTCCACAAAAGATGCTCTTTCCGGCGGTTCTCTCGCTCAAGTTCCCAGTGACTCTCTCTTTTATGTCGACAAATCCAGAG ATCTATCTGCCAAACGGAAAATTGAAAAACACCGGGAGAAAGTACTTCGATGTGATAGTATGCTACAAAACAATGCCTTTGTTGAACCTGTACCTTCTTCAACTGGGAAAAAGTCCAAGAAGAAAAGTAAACTTCAGATAGCCAAAGATGCTGCTAAACAGGGTCAAAAG GATTTGGCTGGTGGAGACTCTGGCATGGTTGACATTTGGGATGATAAAG GTGAACTGGTCATCAAAACCAAAAAG AAGCCCAAGACTTCTGTTATACCTGCCGTGGAAGTTGAGCCTCCAGGATGCTCATTCAATCCGCCATCTGAAAGTCATCAG GATGCATTAGCTTGTGCTGTTGCAGATGAAATGCAGAAAATTTATAGAAATGAATTGGGGCCAGAGCCTATTCCATTGATTGTTCCTGGAGAAGCAGTTAATGAAGAAGAT ATGTATTTCCTTGAAGCGGACAGTGGTAGTGACACGGAGAATGAAAATATAGTGGAAGACGGAAAAACAGATTTGGATAAAAG GCCGCAAAAGCCCAAAATGTTGACACAAGTTGAGAAGAATCGACGGGCTAGACGCAAAGAACAGTTGAAAGCAGAATCTGAAGCAACAAAAGCAGCACAGCTCTCCAAAGAGATTGATAG CTTACCGGATATAATTCAAGAAATAGAGAGAGAGGAACGAGAAAAACAGAAAAGGCATCTACGTCGTGTTACTGCTAAAACAGAAAAACTAAAATCTTGTCCACCACGCTTGGGAAAGCGCAA ATTCGAGCCTGCTCCTGCTCAGGTCTTACTGTCTGAAGAGATTACTGGTTCCCTCCGTAAACTGAAG GGATGTTGCACCCTTGCAAGAGATCGGTTTAAAAGCCTGGAGAAAAGGGGACTAGTTGTTCCTTCAAAAAAGAGTAGCAG GAAATAG
- the LOC129873438 gene encoding polygalacturonase QRT3 has translation MKPFSCLAFLFFLLNYLVVKEANGSLRELKLYEFQKGLEDKHFHSSSFIYSSLPSPSPEPSVPTSNAKKSEGGVIYPIGYGADPRGTSDSSEAIKEAINDALKLQINGFALLPGISDLGGLIIDFQGGNYRVNNPILFPPGIGNIVVKGGTLRASDTFPGDRHLIELWSQDSTKFVTDYNISHHHSDIFDRRNQNVAIRYEGITFRDILFDSGYRGGGLYVVDSARIRITDCFFVHFSTEGVLVHRGHETFISNTFMGQHPTIGGDRGEKDFSGIAIDLASNDNAITDVTIFSSAIGIVLRGEANIVTGVHCYNKATYFGGVGISVKASQNRIDNCYLDYNSIVIEDPFLVHISNGYFLGEGNIVLKAINGRIFGLNVINNMFSGNPSKMTPILTLDGEFNDIDQVVIDQNNVNGMSLKSTIGKLSVAGNGTKWVADFSSILVFPNKINHVQYSFYRRGGVVGFPAHAVTNVSSNVVVIESEKTVDGVVSVYVDQHNIVGEKNFLM, from the exons ATGAAGCCATTTTCTTGTTTAGCATTCTTGTTTTTTCTACTTAATTATTTGGTTGTAAAAGAGGCAAATGGATCTCTTAGAGAGTTGAAGctttatgaatttcaaaaagGACTTGAAGATAAACATTTCCATTCTTCATCTTTCATCTATTCATCATTACCTTCACCTTCTCCAGAACCTTCTGTTCCCACCTCCAATGCCAAAAAG agtGAAGGAGGGGTTATATATCCTATAGGGTACGGTGCAGATCCAAGAGGGACAAGTGATAGTAGTGAAGCCATTAAGGAGGCTATTAATGATGCATTAAAATTGCAAATTAATGGATTTGCATTGCTGCCTGGTATTAGTGATCTTGGTGGTCTCATTATTGATTTTCAAGGTGGAAATTACAGAGTCAACAATCCTATTCTATTTCCTCCTGGCATTGGCAATATTGTG GTAAAAGGGGGAACATTAAGAGCATCCGATACATTTCCAGGTGATAGACATCTAATTGAGCTATGGTCACAAGATtctaccaagtttgtcacagaCTACAATATTTCCCACCACCATAGTGACATTTTCGATCGGCGCAACCAAAATGTTGCGATTCGCTATGAGGGAATAACGTTCCGTGACATCCTCTTCGACTCTGGCTATCGAGGAGGAGGTCTATATGTCGTTGACTCAGCTAGAATTCGCATAACGGATTGCTTTTTCGTTCACTTTAGCACGGAAGGAGTCCTCGTCCATAGGGGCCATGAGACCTTTATATCGAACACGTTCATGGGCCAACATCCGACCATTGGTGGTGATAGAGGTGAGAAGGATTTCTCAGGCATAGCAATTGATCTTGCTAGTAATGACAATGCAATTACTGATGTTACAATTTTCTCATCAGCAATTGGAATTGTACTTAGGGGTGAGGCTAATATTGTCACAGGGGTACATTGTTACAACAAGGCAACATATTTTGGTGGGGTTGGAATTTCAGTTAAAGCATCCCAAAATAGGATAGATAATTGTTACCTTGACTATAACTCTATAGTCATTGAGGACCCTTTCTTAGTTCACATCTCAAATGGGTATTTTCTTGGTGAGGGAAATATTGTTTTGAAAGCAATTAACGGTCGAATTTTCGGACTAAACGTTATCAACAACATGTTTAGTGGTAACCCTTCAAAAATGACACCAATTTTGACTTTGGATGGAGAGTTCAATGATATTGATCAAGTTGTTATTGATCAAAATAATGTGAATGGCATGAGCTTGAAGTCTACTATTGGAAAATTAAGTGTTGCTGGAAATGGGACAAAGTGGGTAGCTGATTTTTCATCAATTCttgtttttcctaataagatAAATCATGTACAATATTCATTTTATCGTAGAGGGGGAGTTGTTGGATTTCCTGCACATGCTGTAACAAATGTATCAAGTAATGTTGTGGTTATTGAGAGTGAAAAAACTGTTGATGGAGTGGTGTCAGTTTATGTTGACCAACATAATATTGTGGGTGAAAAGAATTTTCTCATGTGA